A segment of the Mycobacterium intracellulare ATCC 13950 genome:
GGCGCAGAAGCTGATGCAGCGCGCGCTGTCCACCGACCCCGACGACCCCGAGATCCGCGCCCCGTGGAGCCTGAGCAAACCCAAGCGCAGATCCAGCCCGTCGTCTCGCTTGGGTTCAGTGGCCCGTGCGGCGGGATCCGTTGCGGCACTTGCTCCCTCGACGGTAGGACTGGCGCGCGCCGCGCTACTCGAGCAGCAGCTGACGTTGCCGTTCGGCGCGCCGAAGACCATGCTGAACGTCAAGATCGGCGGCGCTCGCCGCTGCGCCGCGCAGTCCTGGTCGCTGGACCGCATCAAAAGCGTGAAGCGGGCCGCCGGCGTCACGGTGAACGACGTCGTCTTGGCGATGTGTTCGGGGGCCCTGCGCTATTACCTGCTCGAGCAGAACGCGCTGCCGGACACGCCGCTGATCGCGATGGTCCCGGTGAGCCTGCGCACCGAGGAAGAGGCCGACGCCGGTGGCAACATGGTCGGAGCCATCCTGTGCAACCTCGCGACCGACACCGACGATCCCGCGCAACGTCTGCTGACCATCAGCGATTCGATGTGCAGCAACAAGAAGGTCTTCTCGCAGTTGCCGCGGCTTCAGGCGCTGGCGCTGTCCGCCGTCAACACGTCGGCGCTGGCGTTGGCGGCGGTGCCGGGCTGGGTGGCGTCGACGTCGCCGCCTTTCAACATCATCATTTCGAACGTGCCGGGGCCCACGCAGCCGATCTACTACGGGGGAGCGCGGCTCGACGGCAACTATCCGCTGTCCATCGCGCTGGACGGCCAGGCGCTGAACATCACCCTGGCCAGCAACGCCGGCAATCTGGACTTCGGTCTGGTGGGGTGCCGGCGCAGCGTGCCGCACCTGCAGCGCCTGCTCGCGCATCTGGAATCCTCGCTCAAGGATCTGGAACGCGCTGTGGGAGAATAGAAGTCGATGGCAAAGCTGAGCGCGGGTGTGATGTTGTACCGGACCTGCGACGGCGTCGTCGAGGTCTTGCTCGCGCACCCGGGTGGGCCGTTCTGGGCCCGCAAGGACGACGGCGCGTGGTCGATCCCGAAAGGCGAGTACGCCGACGGGGAGGATCCCTGGGCGGCCGCGCAGCGCGAGTTCGCCGAGGAGCTGGGGTTGCCGGTGCCGGCCGGGCCGCGTGTCGACCTCGGTCAGCTGAAACAATCCGGCGCCAAGGTGGTGACCGCCTTCGCCGTGCACAGCGACCTCGACATCACCGACGCGCGCAGCAACACGTTCGAACTGGAGTGGCCAAAGGGGTCGGGCACGCTGCGGGAGTTTCCCGAGGTCGATCGGGTGGGCTGGTTCGCGGTGGGGGCGGCGCGCACCAAGCTGCTGAAGGGCCAGCACGGTTTTCTCGACCGCTTGATGGCGGATCCTGCTGTGGCCGGACTATCCGAAGGGACCTGACATGCAGACACTGCGCACACCCGACGAGCGGTTCGACGAGATTCCTGGTTTCCCTTATGCGCCGAGGTATTGCGAACTGCCCGACGATGACGGCGGTGCGCTGCGCGTGGCCTG
Coding sequences within it:
- a CDS encoding WS/DGAT/MGAT family O-acyltransferase, with the protein product MELMMPTDAIFLLGESREHPMHVGGLQLFEPPPGAGRGFARELHKQLTAQREFQPTFRKHPAKFVGGIANLGWSYDDDIDVDYHVRRSALPSPKRVRELLELTSRWHSTLLDRHRPLWETHIVEGLKDGRFAIYTKVHHALIDGVSAQKLMQRALSTDPDDPEIRAPWSLSKPKRRSSPSSRLGSVARAAGSVAALAPSTVGLARAALLEQQLTLPFGAPKTMLNVKIGGARRCAAQSWSLDRIKSVKRAAGVTVNDVVLAMCSGALRYYLLEQNALPDTPLIAMVPVSLRTEEEADAGGNMVGAILCNLATDTDDPAQRLLTISDSMCSNKKVFSQLPRLQALALSAVNTSALALAAVPGWVASTSPPFNIIISNVPGPTQPIYYGGARLDGNYPLSIALDGQALNITLASNAGNLDFGLVGCRRSVPHLQRLLAHLESSLKDLERAVGE
- a CDS encoding NUDIX domain-containing protein, with protein sequence MAKLSAGVMLYRTCDGVVEVLLAHPGGPFWARKDDGAWSIPKGEYADGEDPWAAAQREFAEELGLPVPAGPRVDLGQLKQSGAKVVTAFAVHSDLDITDARSNTFELEWPKGSGTLREFPEVDRVGWFAVGAARTKLLKGQHGFLDRLMADPAVAGLSEGT